One window of Phycisphaeraceae bacterium genomic DNA carries:
- a CDS encoding EAL domain-containing protein, producing MTIDVERLKAQLDATVLAGSVSAAFQPIVDLKSAQIAGFETLTRLSDSSEFKSPAELFDAAEKAGELWNIEEVTRRVSLAAASRWPTGSKLFLNTTPQVFSDPRFCAELVKAVRATPGLSPTRIVLEITERSAHHHDNSLDEQVRMVKAAGFEVAIDDVGAGTSGLNRMMALRPHWLKLDRELIENIAHDRVRQNLIRFFLRFATLSGVRLIAEGIEQESELATLMELGVVYGQGYFLARPGSRDQQLRQEVRDFIRAHRIGGISGSHRDPRITNVGRYARAATVVDGKCRVIDVASDIMRNPAISGVLVTEAGRPAGWCEREALLRHAADDLFGQRMEFIVRPGVVCAAPDTSIPDALELASGREERCVGLPLIVADDNEIIGILSIGDLLHAAADLSRETRLRIAPLTGLPGRVLADEHLQSIFNRSPSGLNARAVSKSYDAALFNIRGFSRYNEAMGYELGDELLKRVAEQFRTSARSNRPDIFFAHVGNDRFLATAPEGSLRAPIERFLIEFDERECTIAAGRAGALTPKLRVTLAPGASRWVSSPQSLYRLFDQGRLKAGPERSGSELEIVAEQVESTRLRASA from the coding sequence ATGACGATCGACGTAGAAAGGCTCAAAGCCCAACTCGACGCGACCGTGCTCGCCGGCAGCGTCAGCGCGGCGTTTCAGCCGATCGTGGACCTCAAGTCCGCACAGATCGCCGGTTTCGAGACCCTCACGAGACTTTCCGACTCCAGCGAATTCAAATCACCCGCCGAATTGTTCGACGCCGCGGAAAAGGCGGGCGAGCTCTGGAACATCGAAGAAGTCACGCGCCGGGTTTCACTCGCAGCGGCATCGCGCTGGCCCACCGGTTCGAAACTCTTCCTGAATACGACTCCGCAGGTGTTCTCGGATCCGCGCTTCTGCGCGGAGCTTGTCAAGGCCGTGCGAGCCACGCCCGGCCTGTCACCCACGCGCATCGTGCTGGAGATCACCGAACGATCGGCGCACCATCACGACAACTCACTCGATGAACAGGTGCGGATGGTCAAGGCGGCCGGCTTTGAAGTCGCGATCGACGACGTCGGCGCCGGAACCAGCGGGCTGAACCGCATGATGGCGCTCCGCCCGCACTGGCTCAAACTCGACCGGGAATTGATCGAGAACATCGCGCACGACCGGGTACGCCAGAATCTGATCCGTTTCTTCCTTCGCTTCGCGACGCTCAGTGGAGTGCGCCTCATCGCCGAAGGAATCGAACAGGAATCCGAACTCGCCACGCTCATGGAGCTCGGCGTCGTCTACGGCCAGGGCTACTTTCTCGCTCGCCCCGGTTCTCGCGATCAGCAACTGCGCCAGGAGGTGCGTGATTTCATCCGAGCGCACCGCATCGGCGGCATCTCGGGTTCGCACCGTGACCCGCGCATCACCAACGTCGGCCGCTACGCGCGTGCCGCGACGGTCGTCGATGGCAAGTGCAGGGTGATCGATGTGGCGTCGGACATCATGCGCAATCCGGCGATCTCGGGAGTGCTGGTAACCGAGGCGGGCAGGCCGGCGGGCTGGTGCGAACGCGAAGCGCTGCTCCGCCATGCCGCCGACGACCTGTTCGGCCAGAGAATGGAGTTCATCGTTCGCCCCGGCGTGGTCTGCGCCGCGCCCGATACGTCCATCCCGGACGCGCTCGAACTGGCTTCCGGGCGCGAGGAGCGCTGCGTGGGCCTGCCGCTCATCGTCGCTGACGACAACGAAATCATCGGGATCCTTTCGATCGGAGATCTGCTGCACGCCGCGGCGGACCTGTCGAGAGAAACCAGGCTTCGGATCGCGCCGCTGACCGGCCTTCCCGGTCGGGTGCTCGCCGACGAACACTTGCAGTCGATCTTCAATCGCTCGCCGAGTGGTCTCAACGCAAGAGCCGTCTCCAAGTCGTACGACGCGGCACTCTTCAACATCCGCGGATTCTCGCGGTATAACGAGGCGATGGGTTACGAACTCGGCGACGAACTTCTCAAGAGAGTCGCCGAGCAGTTCCGAACGAGCGCGCGCTCCAATCGCCCCGATATCTTCTTTGCACATGTCGGAAACGACCGGTTTCTGGCGACCGCTCCCGAAGGATCTCTCCGCGCGCCCATCGAACGGTTCCTCATCGAATTCGATGAGCGCGAGTGCACCATCGCCGCAGGTCGCGCGGGTGCTCTCACGCCGAAGTTGCGTGTCACGCTCGCTCCGGGCGCAAGCCGGTGGGTTTCGAGCCCGCAGTCGCTCTATCGCCTCTTTGATCAAGGGCGATTGAAAGCCGGGCCGGAGCGCTCGGGAAGCGAGCTCGAAATCGTCGCCGAACAGGTCGAGTCAACCCGCCTTCGGGCCTCGGCCTGA
- the odhB gene encoding 2-oxoglutarate dehydrogenase complex dihydrolipoyllysine-residue succinyltransferase translates to MPTNITVPSIAESITTGVISKWHKKDGDFVNRDEELLDLETDKVTMPILAPEAGVLKRSANEGDTVDVGQVIGSIEAGAAGGASKAAPAASQASAKAESPAPKTAAPVAVAPAPAARPAAPSVPASPPTAPPISNGSAGHEVFATPLAKKLAAEHNVDLSKLTGTGGAGRIREQDVLAFVQARGSGGSISVGASKPAAPAISSASAPGAGATREKMTPLRQRIAQRLVQAQHAAAMLTTFNEVDMGAVMDLRKSYKEDFEKKHGIGLGFMGFFVKATVSALKAFPMVNAYIVEEGGQMLIEKHATCDIAVAVSTPKGLVVPVLRQCETKSMAQIESRIKDLAVRGRDGKLGFDEMQGGTFTITNGGVFGSLLSTPILNAPQSAILGMHAIKSRPAEFPVGSGQVAIRPMMYLALSYDHRIIDGAEAVQFLVRIKQNIEDPQRLLLEI, encoded by the coding sequence ATGCCCACCAACATCACCGTCCCGAGCATCGCGGAATCCATCACCACCGGCGTGATCTCGAAGTGGCACAAAAAAGACGGCGACTTCGTCAATCGCGATGAGGAATTGCTCGATCTCGAGACCGACAAGGTGACGATGCCGATCCTCGCGCCCGAGGCGGGCGTGCTCAAGCGTTCGGCGAACGAGGGCGACACGGTCGATGTCGGCCAGGTGATCGGTTCGATTGAGGCGGGGGCTGCCGGCGGCGCGAGCAAGGCTGCACCGGCCGCTTCTCAAGCTTCTGCAAAGGCCGAGTCGCCGGCTCCCAAGACCGCGGCACCGGTTGCGGTCGCGCCAGCGCCCGCGGCTAGGCCCGCGGCGCCTTCGGTCCCCGCGTCTCCGCCCACCGCGCCTCCGATCTCAAACGGCAGCGCGGGCCACGAAGTGTTCGCGACGCCACTCGCGAAAAAACTTGCCGCGGAGCACAACGTCGATCTCTCGAAGCTGACCGGCACCGGAGGCGCGGGTCGTATCCGCGAACAGGATGTGCTCGCGTTCGTGCAGGCGCGCGGCTCGGGGGGATCAATTTCAGTGGGGGCGTCGAAACCTGCCGCGCCCGCTATCTCATCCGCTTCGGCACCCGGCGCGGGCGCAACGCGAGAGAAGATGACGCCGCTCCGTCAACGCATCGCGCAGAGGTTGGTGCAGGCGCAGCACGCCGCGGCGATGCTCACGACTTTCAACGAAGTGGATATGGGCGCGGTGATGGACCTGCGCAAGAGCTACAAGGAAGATTTCGAGAAGAAGCACGGGATCGGCCTCGGATTCATGGGCTTTTTCGTCAAGGCGACGGTCAGCGCGCTCAAGGCCTTCCCGATGGTGAACGCCTACATCGTCGAAGAAGGCGGGCAGATGCTCATCGAGAAGCACGCGACATGCGACATTGCAGTCGCGGTGAGCACGCCGAAGGGGTTGGTCGTTCCGGTGCTGCGCCAGTGCGAGACCAAGTCGATGGCGCAGATCGAGTCGAGGATCAAGGACCTCGCCGTGCGCGGGCGCGACGGCAAGCTCGGCTTCGACGAGATGCAGGGCGGCACGTTCACGATCACCAACGGAGGCGTCTTCGGCAGTTTGCTCAGCACGCCGATCCTCAACGCGCCGCAATCGGCGATTCTCGGGATGCACGCCATCAAGAGCCGGCCCGCGGAGTTTCCTGTCGGCAGCGGGCAGGTCGCGATCCGCCCGATGATGTACCTCGCGCTCAGCTACGACCACCGCATCATCGACGGCGCCGAGGCCGTGCAGTTCCTGGTGCGGATCAAGCAGAACATCGAGGATCCGCAGCGGCTGCTGCTCGAGATCTGA
- a CDS encoding 2-oxoglutarate dehydrogenase E1 component encodes MAGHDRMTAKDMTGQSIASSPSVNGWQGPYLEAQYEQYKADPNSVPADMRSFFMGFELAGAPEGAMLISSGTRIPISGEASRFQAAVDALIAAYRKLGHFAAKLDPFGRSEPRPDALNLAFHGLSETDLGHSVDVSLVGVEGSTSTLGELVAYLEATYCGTIGLEFVHIQDLREREWFLRKFEAKRGKREPSRPEKLRILELLSKSEGFERFAAKRYPTEKRFSLEGAESLIPMMDRMLEHATTAGVEEVVIGMAHRGRLNVLNTIMGKTYQQIFTEFEDNWEEGFADGGGDVKYHRGYSGTRKFPSGRQLHLAMASNPSHLESVNPVVEGRTRAKQRLKGDTERRKVLPLLIHGDAAIAGQGMVAECLNFSQLEGYTTGGTVHIVINNLIGFTTVPQDARSTRYCTDIAKAFDCPIFHVNGEDPDAMLTVAELVAEYRQTFRKDVFVDMFCYRKYGHNEQDEQSFTQPILAGMIKARPSVLTTYSQTLLTDGTVSKEDFEAINTQLENALEEAQRAAKAKPHDPTIDPGSARWKGMGAEYSHEPIETGVSLERLEEVCAALGRTPEGFNVNSKLKGLLQQRAELPKKGRVSYADAEVLAFGTLLIDGIPVRLSGQDCRRGTFTQRHAVLRDAESGKPFTPLNNIREVGEPGTGREIGAKGSDGKPRQAKLCVYDSPLSEVSVMGFDYGYSLSDPNMLVCWEGQFGDFVNGAQVIIDQYLSCSEQKWDRWSGLVLLLPHGYEGAGPEHSSARLERFLQLCADDNMQVIYPSTSSQIFHALRRQVRRNFRKPLIVMTPKSLLRKETSEFSEFEKGSFREVIDDPRFDGDSKTADRKGVATVLVCSGKLYWELAERRDELAKNSIAIVRVEQFYPLHSQMLKAIFDRYPKTAKKVWVQEEPRNMGAYLFVRDMVQSTLGIELGYIGRPASASPAVGSKHMHKHEQEDILEEAVGKAPPKAAAPGNASPEAKPAKGNKQDAVPSRR; translated from the coding sequence ATGGCCGGACACGACCGGATGACCGCCAAGGACATGACAGGACAATCGATCGCTTCCTCCCCGTCGGTGAACGGCTGGCAGGGACCGTATTTGGAAGCACAGTACGAGCAGTACAAGGCCGATCCGAACAGCGTTCCCGCTGATATGCGATCGTTCTTCATGGGCTTTGAGCTGGCCGGCGCTCCCGAGGGCGCGATGCTGATCAGCTCCGGCACGCGCATTCCGATTTCGGGTGAGGCCTCGCGGTTTCAGGCCGCGGTGGACGCCCTGATCGCGGCGTACCGCAAGCTCGGTCATTTCGCGGCAAAGCTCGATCCGTTCGGTCGATCGGAGCCCCGTCCCGACGCCCTCAATCTGGCGTTCCACGGGTTGAGCGAGACCGACCTCGGGCACAGCGTTGATGTTTCACTGGTCGGCGTCGAGGGCTCGACTTCGACGCTCGGCGAACTGGTGGCTTATCTCGAGGCCACCTACTGCGGCACGATCGGCCTTGAGTTCGTCCACATTCAGGATCTGCGCGAGCGCGAATGGTTCCTGCGAAAATTCGAAGCCAAGCGGGGCAAACGAGAGCCCTCACGCCCGGAAAAGCTGCGCATCCTCGAGTTGCTCAGCAAGTCCGAGGGTTTCGAGCGCTTCGCCGCCAAGCGCTATCCGACCGAGAAGCGATTCAGCCTCGAGGGCGCGGAGTCGCTTATCCCCATGATGGACCGAATGCTCGAGCACGCCACGACCGCCGGAGTCGAGGAAGTTGTGATCGGCATGGCGCACCGGGGCCGTCTCAACGTGCTCAACACGATCATGGGGAAGACCTACCAGCAGATCTTCACCGAATTCGAAGACAACTGGGAAGAGGGCTTCGCGGACGGCGGCGGCGACGTGAAATATCACCGGGGCTACTCGGGGACGCGCAAGTTTCCGAGCGGGCGTCAACTGCACCTTGCGATGGCGAGCAACCCCAGCCATCTCGAATCGGTGAACCCGGTGGTGGAAGGACGGACGCGTGCGAAGCAGCGCCTCAAGGGAGATACCGAGCGCCGCAAGGTTCTGCCTTTGTTGATTCATGGCGATGCCGCGATCGCGGGCCAGGGAATGGTCGCCGAATGCCTGAACTTCTCGCAGCTCGAGGGGTACACCACCGGCGGCACGGTTCACATCGTCATCAACAACCTGATCGGGTTTACGACGGTGCCGCAGGACGCACGCTCGACGCGCTACTGCACGGATATCGCCAAGGCTTTTGATTGCCCGATCTTCCACGTGAACGGAGAAGACCCGGACGCGATGCTGACGGTGGCGGAACTCGTCGCGGAGTATCGCCAGACCTTCCGCAAGGACGTGTTTGTCGACATGTTCTGCTATCGCAAGTACGGGCACAACGAGCAGGACGAGCAGAGCTTCACCCAGCCGATTCTGGCGGGGATGATCAAGGCAAGGCCGAGCGTTCTCACGACCTATTCGCAAACGCTGCTGACCGACGGGACGGTTTCCAAGGAAGACTTCGAGGCGATCAATACGCAGCTCGAGAATGCGCTGGAAGAAGCGCAGCGTGCCGCGAAAGCAAAGCCTCACGATCCAACGATCGACCCGGGTTCGGCTCGCTGGAAGGGGATGGGAGCCGAGTATTCGCACGAGCCGATCGAAACCGGCGTCTCGCTCGAACGGCTCGAGGAAGTTTGCGCCGCACTCGGCCGAACGCCCGAAGGATTCAACGTCAATTCCAAACTCAAGGGCCTGCTGCAGCAGCGCGCCGAGCTGCCGAAAAAGGGACGCGTGAGTTACGCCGATGCGGAAGTGCTCGCGTTCGGCACGCTCCTAATTGACGGCATCCCGGTGCGGCTTTCCGGTCAGGATTGCCGGCGCGGCACGTTCACCCAGCGTCACGCGGTCCTGCGCGACGCCGAAAGCGGAAAGCCCTTCACGCCGCTTAACAACATCCGCGAAGTGGGCGAACCGGGCACAGGGCGCGAGATCGGCGCAAAGGGCTCCGACGGCAAGCCCCGCCAGGCGAAGCTGTGCGTGTACGACAGCCCGCTCTCCGAAGTGAGCGTGATGGGCTTTGACTACGGCTATTCGCTTTCCGATCCGAACATGCTCGTCTGCTGGGAAGGGCAGTTCGGTGACTTTGTGAACGGGGCGCAAGTGATCATCGATCAGTACCTGTCGTGCTCGGAGCAAAAGTGGGATCGCTGGTCGGGTCTGGTGCTGCTCTTGCCTCACGGCTACGAAGGCGCGGGGCCGGAGCACTCGTCGGCGCGCCTGGAGCGCTTCCTGCAACTCTGCGCCGACGACAACATGCAGGTGATCTACCCCAGCACGTCCTCGCAGATCTTCCACGCGCTGCGCCGGCAGGTTCGGCGCAACTTCCGCAAGCCGCTGATCGTGATGACTCCGAAGAGCCTGCTTCGGAAAGAAACGAGCGAGTTCTCCGAATTCGAGAAGGGCTCTTTCCGCGAGGTGATCGACGATCCGCGTTTCGACGGCGACTCGAAGACCGCCGACCGCAAGGGGGTGGCGACGGTGCTCGTGTGCTCTGGCAAGCTCTATTGGGAACTCGCCGAACGCCGCGACGAACTTGCGAAGAACTCGATCGCAATCGTGCGCGTCGAGCAGTTCTACCCGCTGCACTCGCAGATGCTCAAAGCGATCTTCGATCGCTACCCCAAGACGGCGAAGAAGGTTTGGGTGCAGGAGGAGCCCCGCAACATGGGCGCGTATCTGTTCGTGCGCGACATGGTGCAGAGCACGCTCGGCATCGAGCTCGGCTACATCGGCAGGCCCGCGAGCGCGAGCCCGGCGGTCGGCAGCAAGCACATGCACAAGCACGAGCAGGAAGACATTCTCGAGGAAGCGGTCGGCAAAGCGCCGCCCAAGGCCGCCGCGCCGGGCAACGCCTCCCCTGAGGCCAAACCCGCCAAGGGAAACAAGCAGGATGCGGTGCCCTCGCGCCGATGA
- the pstB gene encoding phosphate ABC transporter ATP-binding protein, translated as MGVPAVLEVRDFQLWYGHNKALHGINMPIADGKITSIIGPSGCGKSTLLRSVNRLNDLVDGVRTSGSITLRGEDVYGRGVDVISLRKRLGMVFQKPNPFPISIFENVVYALRISGERRKSVLEQACEKALKQAALWDEVKDRLKSSAMGLSGGQQQRLCIARAIVCEPQVLLLDEPCSALDPIATLRIEELILEIGKRYTVLIVTHNMQQAARVSDYTAFMYLGRLVEYGRTADIFQLPRLRETEDYVTGRFG; from the coding sequence ATGGGGGTGCCCGCGGTTCTCGAAGTCCGTGATTTTCAGCTCTGGTACGGGCACAACAAGGCGCTCCATGGCATCAACATGCCGATCGCCGATGGCAAAATCACCTCGATCATCGGACCCAGCGGGTGCGGCAAGTCCACGCTGCTGCGCTCGGTGAATCGTCTGAACGATCTGGTGGACGGCGTGCGCACATCGGGTTCGATCACGCTCCGGGGAGAAGACGTGTACGGTCGCGGCGTCGACGTGATCTCGCTCCGCAAGCGCCTCGGGATGGTTTTTCAGAAGCCCAATCCGTTCCCGATCTCGATCTTCGAGAACGTCGTGTACGCGCTGCGAATCTCCGGCGAGCGGCGCAAGTCAGTGCTCGAACAGGCCTGCGAGAAAGCGCTCAAACAAGCCGCGCTGTGGGATGAAGTGAAAGACCGTCTGAAGTCGTCGGCGATGGGGCTCTCCGGCGGGCAGCAGCAGCGTCTCTGCATCGCGCGAGCGATCGTATGTGAGCCGCAAGTGCTTCTGCTCGACGAGCCTTGCTCGGCGCTCGACCCGATCGCCACTCTCCGGATCGAAGAACTCATCCTGGAAATTGGGAAACGCTACACGGTCCTCATCGTCACGCACAACATGCAGCAGGCGGCCCGAGTGAGCGACTACACGGCGTTCATGTATCTTGGAAGGCTGGTCGAGTACGGACGGACCGCGGATATTTTCCAGTTGCCCCGGCTTCGAGAAACCGAGGATTACGTGACCGGGCGGTTCGGCTAA
- a CDS encoding DUF2752 domain-containing protein, with product MDRAGTVTAAPMQHAQWSRRLQGLALALLCAAPLLFGAFLTPAPQGHGTHEALGLPPCGFLLAFGRPCMTCGMTTAVTLAAHGHFLQSFRTQPAGALAAIVLASGVWFGLHAAATGISLKPGLDALVRPRVLWIAGIVLLAAWAYKIAVF from the coding sequence ATGGATCGCGCGGGCACGGTCACGGCGGCACCCATGCAGCACGCACAGTGGAGCCGCAGGCTCCAAGGGCTTGCGCTTGCCTTGCTCTGCGCAGCCCCGCTTCTGTTCGGCGCCTTTTTGACCCCTGCTCCGCAGGGGCACGGGACCCATGAGGCCCTCGGTCTGCCGCCTTGCGGTTTCCTGCTCGCCTTCGGCCGACCGTGCATGACTTGCGGCATGACCACGGCGGTGACACTGGCGGCGCACGGGCACTTTTTGCAGTCGTTCCGAACGCAACCTGCCGGAGCGCTCGCCGCGATTGTGCTAGCATCGGGGGTGTGGTTCGGGCTGCACGCTGCCGCGACCGGGATCAGCCTGAAACCCGGGTTGGATGCCCTCGTGCGGCCCCGAGTGCTCTGGATCGCGGGCATTGTGCTGCTCGCGGCATGGGCGTACAAGATCGCGGTGTTCTAG
- a CDS encoding low molecular weight phosphotyrosine protein phosphatase, with translation MNHPEHRADDAKTGVLFVCLGNICRSPLAKGLFQQLVRERNLTHRFDIDSCGTGGWHAGNGADPRTVQIAAFHGLEFEHSARKLDPRRDFDRFHYLLAMDLDNKAGLIHAGAPAHKVHLMRSFDPALKGEPEHRLVVPDPYYGGSEGFEKMYVMLKAACEGLLEHTQSKRTK, from the coding sequence GTGAATCACCCCGAACACCGAGCCGATGATGCAAAAACCGGCGTTCTTTTCGTTTGCCTCGGGAATATCTGCCGCAGCCCGCTCGCCAAGGGATTGTTCCAGCAACTGGTGCGAGAGCGGAATCTCACGCACCGCTTCGACATCGACTCGTGCGGCACGGGCGGCTGGCACGCGGGCAACGGAGCCGATCCGCGCACGGTGCAGATCGCCGCGTTTCACGGGCTGGAGTTCGAGCACTCGGCGCGCAAGCTCGATCCCCGACGCGATTTCGATCGCTTCCATTACTTGCTCGCGATGGACCTCGACAACAAGGCGGGATTGATTCACGCCGGCGCTCCGGCGCACAAGGTCCACTTGATGCGATCGTTCGATCCGGCGCTCAAGGGCGAACCCGAGCACCGGCTCGTCGTCCCCGACCCGTACTACGGCGGAAGCGAGGGCTTCGAGAAGATGTACGTGATGCTCAAGGCGGCGTGCGAGGGATTACTCGAACACACTCAATCGAAGCGAACAAAGTAG